AACGCAAGAAAAGTATCTTCACGACACGAAAATGAATATGTCGGTTTTGATTGCTCACGAGCTCAAGAATCCGATCGGAGTTATCAGCAGTGCTGTGTCTGAATTGATGGAAGAAGAAGATGATATTTCAAAGATAGAAATCCTTGCAAGAGTACAGAAGAATATAGAACGACTTTCAAGAATCATACAACAGATTGAGTATATAACGATGGCGCAGCTTGGTGTTTACACTCCGAAGGTTGAGAAGATCGATGTTAGAAAACTTGTTGACTTGGTTGTGGATGATCTGGAAGGATTGATAAACACAAAGAGAATAGAGGTTCTGAAAGAGATAAAAGTAGACTTTCTTACCGGTGATCAATTCATCCTGAGAACGATTCTGAGAAATCTACTGTCGAACGCAGTGAAGTACTCTTTCGAAAATTCAAAAGTTATTGTTGAGATCACGAAGGATTATTTGTCAGTACGCGATTTTGGTGTTGGTATTCCTGACGAAGAGCTTCCAAGGATATTTGAGCGCTTTTACAGAACTCCAACGGGTGTTCGAATGGCATCTGGATCAGGACTTGGTCTGGCCGTTGTGAAGCACCTTTCAAATTTGGCTGACTACAAGGTCGAAGTTGAGTCGCAGCATATGATTGGGACGAAGTTCACGGTTTATTTCAATAAGTAAACGATATAAAGGATTATATGGTGCTAATATGATAGAAAAAGCCACCTTCTCGGTGGCTTTTTATTCTTTTTCATCTTCTTTCTGTTCTTCAATAACTGCGGTAAGTTTTCTTGGAACCTTTTTGATTATGTAAAATTCCAATTCGTCGTTTTCCTTTATGTCGTCAAAGTTTTGGAATTTTATACCACATTCCTGCGGTGCGCTAACTTTGTTGACGTCTTGTTGGTAGTGTTTCAAGCTTTCAATCTTGCCTTCGAAAACGAGCGATCCATTTCTGTATATCCTTACGAATCCGCTCTTTTCTACGTAACCTTCGTACATTTGGACACCTGCGATGTTTCCGTATTTGTGTATCTTGAAGACTTTCTTTATCTCACCATAGCCTGTCTTCTCTTCTACCTCTTCTGGTTCAAGCATACCTTCGAGTGCAGCTTTCAAGTCTTCGAGGAGTTTGTATATAATCGTGTATGTCTTAATCTGCACACCTTCAGACTCTGCAAGCCTTGATGATTGAGAGTCTGCTTTTACTCTGAATCCAAGGATTATCGCTTCTGATGCGGATGCAAGCATGACGTCGCTTGAATTTATCGCACCGACTGCCGCATGCACAACATCGATGTCGATTTCGTTTGTTCTCATCTTTGCTATGGCATTCTGCAATGCCTGCAATGAACCAACCGTGTCCGCTTTGAGTATCAGTTTTACTTCCTTTTTCTCTTCTTCCTGCATCTTCTTGAGTATTTCTTCGAGTTTTATCTGGCGTTTCTTTCTGAGTTCTCTTGCTTCGAGCTCTTTGACTTTTTCAACTATTTCTACAGCTTTTTCTTTGGACTCAACGACGTAGATGATGCTGTGCGGATCAGGCAGCTCTTCGAAACCGACAATCATCACGGGTGTAGATGGCTCTGCTTGGTTTATCCTTTTACCTTTGTCATCTATTAGAGCTTTTACTTTTCCGAACGATTTTCCAGCAACTATGTAATCTCCGACTTTGAGTACGCCATCTTTAACAACGGCATTTGCGACTGGACCGTATCCTTTATCGAGTCTCGTTTCGATTATGACCGCTCTTGTTGGAGATTCAGGAATGCTTCTGATATCCTGCATCTCTGCGACAAGGAGTATCATTTCAAGGAGTGTATCCACGTTGATTCCATTCCTTGCCGAGATAGGAACAACTATCGTGTCTCCGCCCCAGTCTTCTGGAATGAGGTTGAGTTTTGTCACGAGGTCTTGTTTCGTAAGGTCTACATTTGCGTTTGGCTTGTCTATTTTGTTTATCGCTACAATTATAGGTACGTTTGCAGATTTTGCGTGGTTATACGCTTCAATTGTCTGAGGCATAACGCCGTCGTCTGCTGCAACAACGAGCACGACTATATCCGTTGCCTGAGCACCACGTGCGCGCATTTCTGTAAACACTTCGTGGCCCGGCGTGTCTATGAATGTTATCTTCTTACCATTCACCAGAACCTGATATGCACCTATACTTTGTGTAATTCCACCTTCTTCTTTTTCGGCTATTTTCGTTTTTCTGATGTAATCAAGTAATGTAGTCTTTCCGTGGTCAACGTGTCCCATGACAGTAACTACAGGAGGTCTGTTAACAAGTTTGCTCTTATCTTGATAGAGAATCTCGAATTGTCTTTTGAATTCATCGAGCGGATTTTCTAGTTTAACTTCCTCTTTTACCGTTTCTTCTTCGAATGTCAATCGGACATCATACATCTTAGCGATCTTCTTCGCCAAAGAAATAGAAATTGCCTGACCGGGTCTGAGAACTTCACCTTTCATGAAGAAGTCCTGAATAATCCTATTCTGCGGAATTTTAATCTTCTCCGCAAATTTATCGAGCTTCAAATCGTCTTCTGTTATGTGAACAGGAGGCTTTTTTGCCTCCGCTTTTTCTTTTGCGGGCTCTTTTGCTTTGGTAACTATTATCTCTTCTTCCTCGTCAAGAGTTTCTTTGTATATATCAAGGAGTATATTCACTGTTTCTTCATCGATGTAGCTCATGTGACTCTTGACTTCAATGCCAAGCTCCTCCAACTCGTGGAGTAACTCTTTCGTGTCCATATCTAATTGTTTTGCTAATTCGTAAACCCTTAATCTTGCCA
The sequence above is drawn from the Fervidobacterium gondwanense DSM 13020 genome and encodes:
- a CDS encoding sensor histidine kinase, whose translation is MAKIGLSLLEASVISSQRKGIKILKNEIMFLKRVLDNVDELVFLIEGTKVSEINKKAKEYFGECIGADIFDLLILEKGNLLVDAVHDGEDKDIVEFEDKVFSSKKGGWFFFRIRYLKDVGVLILKDKTQEKYLHDTKMNMSVLIAHELKNPIGVISSAVSELMEEEDDISKIEILARVQKNIERLSRIIQQIEYITMAQLGVYTPKVEKIDVRKLVDLVVDDLEGLINTKRIEVLKEIKVDFLTGDQFILRTILRNLLSNAVKYSFENSKVIVEITKDYLSVRDFGVGIPDEELPRIFERFYRTPTGVRMASGSGLGLAVVKHLSNLADYKVEVESQHMIGTKFTVYFNK
- the infB gene encoding translation initiation factor IF-2: MARLRVYELAKQLDMDTKELLHELEELGIEVKSHMSYIDEETVNILLDIYKETLDEEEEIIVTKAKEPAKEKAEAKKPPVHITEDDLKLDKFAEKIKIPQNRIIQDFFMKGEVLRPGQAISISLAKKIAKMYDVRLTFEEETVKEEVKLENPLDEFKRQFEILYQDKSKLVNRPPVVTVMGHVDHGKTTLLDYIRKTKIAEKEEGGITQSIGAYQVLVNGKKITFIDTPGHEVFTEMRARGAQATDIVVLVVAADDGVMPQTIEAYNHAKSANVPIIVAINKIDKPNANVDLTKQDLVTKLNLIPEDWGGDTIVVPISARNGINVDTLLEMILLVAEMQDIRSIPESPTRAVIIETRLDKGYGPVANAVVKDGVLKVGDYIVAGKSFGKVKALIDDKGKRINQAEPSTPVMIVGFEELPDPHSIIYVVESKEKAVEIVEKVKELEARELRKKRQIKLEEILKKMQEEEKKEVKLILKADTVGSLQALQNAIAKMRTNEIDIDVVHAAVGAINSSDVMLASASEAIILGFRVKADSQSSRLAESEGVQIKTYTIIYKLLEDLKAALEGMLEPEEVEEKTGYGEIKKVFKIHKYGNIAGVQMYEGYVEKSGFVRIYRNGSLVFEGKIESLKHYQQDVNKVSAPQECGIKFQNFDDIKENDELEFYIIKKVPRKLTAVIEEQKEDEKE